Genomic segment of Arachis hypogaea cultivar Tifrunner chromosome 16, arahy.Tifrunner.gnm2.J5K5, whole genome shotgun sequence:
AGCTTCATCGCTCCGTCCAGCGACAAAGAAACCTTCCTTGGATGGAACAAGTTGCATCACATTGCTCTCAGCATAGCCAAAGGGATTGAATATCTTCACCAAGGCTGTGATCAAAGAATTCTGCATTTTGATATTAATCCTTACAATGTCTTGTTAGATGACAGTTTCACTCCAAAAATTTCAGACTTTGGGTTAGCTAAGTTATGCTCCAAAAATCGAAGTACTGTATCCATGACTGCAGCTAGGGGAACGTTAGGATACATGGCGCCTGAAGTTTTCTCTAGAAATTTTGGCAATGTATCTTACAAGTCCGATATCTATAGTTTTGGGATGCTATTACTTGAAATGGTTGGAGGAAGAAAAAATACAAATGCAAGTCAAGAAACATTTCAAGTTCTATATCCGAATTGGATACACAATTTGCTTGAAGGAGATGACACATATATTCCTATCGACGATGATGGAGATTTTAGAATTGCAAAGAAACTTGCAATAGTGGGACTATGGTGCATCCAGTGGCACCCCGTGCACCGTCCCTCCATGAAGGAGAGGAAGACGAGTTGAAAGTGCCGCCAAATCCTTTTGAATCTGCAGCTGCGACTAGTTCAAGTGCAATTATTCCAGCAAGATTCTTGAATGTGGAATTGGAAGTGATTCCAGAGGCAGACTAGTTTCGTTCAAGATAGTATATtatttggcatttaacttgcaCTTGCTGTATATTATTGGGGTGTTATTATAGATTATACTTCTGTACTATATAGTATATACAAATAAAGTATTCTTCCAAGTTTACTTGTACATGAGTCTGTCACACACTACTCACTAGCTTCAATGTTTTAGACTCGTTTATAAATAACAAAGAACAAGAGATTCGTTTCTTAGATCTGTTATGGGAAAAACAGTTAGTGACTTACTTAGATGGATAATGTTAATTTGACAATAACTATATTTGTGTAAAATGGCTTGTGATGTTAAACAAAAATCTATACAGTATTTTGCATTATGCTTTCGACGTAAATTTGTATGGCTTGtgtgaaattttttaatttatgtcacTCATAAAAAATTGCAGAGAAAACATGTGGTAGAATGCTGATTAAGTTTTTAACACTTCATCGTcaaaataatattacaaaatatTCTTAATAACAAAATTTCTAccctcaaaattttttttcttatttttgtggaTAAGCTTACATAATCAACTAAGAGAAAGGGACTTCTAGTACCAGGAGTGTACAGAGGTCTGATTAGATTAGACTCGAATTGGCCATAAATTCGTAATTGTTAtccaattttaataaaaaaaatgtttaatttttcctgttgatttttataattttacaaaatttttaattaagtctttaaaattttttttaattaagtcattgtactaaattttatttttaatccatacttttttttatttgagtctctgtactcattttttttctaattgaatttctatataattaaacaaattactaTTAAaaaggacttaattaaaaaaaatagtataaaatttaattaaaaaatataaaaacttaattaaaatttttacaaaattataaaaattaacagagtaattaaatctaaaaaaaataattgaatcaattcaatatataattttatgagcccaatgtcacggtaaatttttagaaagttagatttaacagtgtttgtatagttttctggaatatttgagaatactctagatggttccgaAACATTCTAGAATGTTCTAGAAGGTCCTggaataccctagaaggttctagaagactttaGAAGATCATGgaatattctagaagagtgtggatTGATATAAAGGTATGAAGAGTTGTATGGAacaatctagaagtatttagaaagtaGTAGTAggatatatatttataaagaaggttctagatgattaatctagaccattgattagatttaatcctaaccatccattgaggaggtggatggctataaataggaggtaAGAGTTAGTGTGggtgtgtgtgaatcatttgtaaccacacttgagcaataaagtgttcttccaccaaagcttcctttctcttgtgttctcttgtattcttagctttcttgctaagtattgagagTTAGACTGACTTGGTCTtaactcaagaggttgagtaagtccgagtgccggcacggtagcgttggagtgtgtccaaggccgtgacaactTGGTATCCGAGCaaggttcgagagggagcacaagtgatttgtgggtatggcttcaaatatcaccatggagcatgttgagtcaCAAAGGGGAAGGGATactattccttctcaatggggaggcaagaaggtacgttcttcaagtgagcctagaggtaaggactctaacttcttagaagaaaGAGTTTCTATGTTGGAAAATGTTttatcctctatggatgagcggttccaaaggatagaacatgacaaGGAGACCCTCGAGGCTCACGTGTTGGGAGAAttagatgctttcaaagaaagcatgctccaaatcgaagagaagcttgtgaattccttaaagctatttgaggaagttcgaatttggttcgaggaggcgaaatctcgaccaaccattataagggagacaACAAAGATTGATCTCCCTAAGCCAAAGGAGTTAAAGGGCGTAAGGGACGCTCgcgaggtggagaacttcctatggAAATCTGATAAtctactttgtggtggaggagaaagtgcgtagatatagagaagggtacttgcaacataaccacatgggaagatttcaaaagggagttgaaaagacaattcttccctgaaaatgtggtttatgaagcaaggaagaagttgagggagttgaagcacaagagtacaaTTAGTGACTACGTAAAGGAGTTCACTACTCTCAcgcttcaaatccccaacttagcatcagaggatgcattgttcttcttcattgatggactccaaccttgggcaaagcaagaactacaaagaaggaatgttaaggatgtcgatgaggccatcgtggtggccgaatcactcactgaatatcataggggagactctaaacccaagtctTCCTCCAAGCCTAGTTTTGCTAAAGGTGGAGGAGACAAGGGAAAGAGTTTCTCaaccaagaaggaagaaaaatactcttcaaagaaagagtacgaagaaaagaagaaggctttcgtgcccaaaggaggatgcttcgtgtgcaagggaccacaccaaatgaaggattgtcccaagctagggactttggcatctatcgctgaggaacgagaagctcaaactcaagtaactgagtgtgttggatctatccaacacataaatgctgtgaaggccaaagaggcaagcactgcagaaaagaaaggcttgatgtatgtcaaagcctttatcaatgaaaaacccgtcatggctatgatcgacactggtgctacacacaacttcatcacgcctgatgaagcaaagaggcttgggttgaagatcaccgaaaagaatggctggttcaaacccgtgaataccaagggtgaaccccttaagggagtagcaaaaggggttgagatgactcttggttcttggaagggccttgtggatttctcagtagcacacatggacgattttaaaatagtcatcggactcgatttgcaaaggaaggaaaatataatacctatgccatactacgacgtagtatgtgtcatggagaaagggtctccatgcatggtccctacagTATCTAAAGTTGGAGGACCACCGATACTCTCTgctatgcaactcaagaaagggttcaagaagggagagattacatatttggctctattacaagaggagtcaacatCTGAAAGAGAAGGCGTTCCTCCCAAAATCAAGaaagtccttgaagaaaataaggatatgaTGCCTTCCGAATtgccaaaacaactaccacctAGGAGGAAGGTGGACCACAAGATTGAATTGGAGTTAGGAGCAAAACCGCCTATCTCAAAACCATACAGGATGGGGGCCATTTCTATGGTTGAAGGAGATATTGTGCATACCATCAAAGAAGGGTTGCATCACGATCCATTAGCcaagaagttggtggagttggctagagaaggtaagaccaaaagattttggttAGAAAACGACCTTCTCTACACAAAAGGGAGAAGACTATACGTTCCTAAATGGGAAAATCTGAGAAGGAAGTTGGTAAGAGAATACCACGACACCAAGTGGGCTGGTCACCAAGGTCAGCGAAGGACCTTAgcactcattgaatcttcttattattagcctcaaatgagagatgaagtggagagctatgtgaagactcgtcttgtgtgccaacaagaCAAGATTGAAAATAAGACACCAAGTGGGTTGTTAGAACCTCTGCCTCCATCAGAGCGACCGTGGGAAAGTGTCTCTCTAGATTTCATCTTTGCCTTACCAAAGTCCgaggggtttggatctattctcgtggtagtggatcgattttcgaagtatgctacctttatacctgcccctactgactgcactgtagaggaagcagcacgactattcttcaagaatgtggtgaagtactggggattgcctaagagcatcattagtgatcgagatccacgcttcacaggacgactatggacagagctgctcaaactccttgggtcggagcttcatttctcaacaagcttccatcctcaaaccgatgggcagactgagagagtgaatgccttacttgagtgttacttgaggcattttgtaagcgctaatcagaaggattggacaaaacTCCTAGACATTGCTCAATTCTCATACAATCTGCAAAGGAGTGAGTCTACAGGGAATAGCCCATTCGAGATTGTGACTGGACAACAGCCACTTACAcctcactctctttcttcctcttactcagggaagagccctggagcttatcatatgattaagtcatgggaagaacaagcagatgtcactcgttcttacctcgacaaagctgccaagaggatgaagaaatgggcagataagaagaggaggcatgcaagctatcaagtgggagacaatgtaatgatcaaacttcttccacaacaattcaaagcctttcgcaaggttcataagggcttaatccgcaaatacgaagggccatttgaggtcattggacgtgttggggaggttgcttacaaagtacaactccctccctctatgaagatccacccggtcttctatgtgagtatgcttaaaccatatcatgaagaccaagatgaatcgagtagaggtgactcgagtcgtgctccgcctgtggtgattagatccttcgataaagaaatcgaagagatcttagctaatcgCGTTGTGAGACGAAGAGGGGTACCACCAAGTATTCAATATTTGATCAAGTGAAAGGGCTCCCGATAACTGAAGCTAGTTGGGAAGCTCGTGAAGATCTGTggcaattccaagaacacctagagcgctatcatgaacagaacgcgacgaggacgtctgcgcattaggtgggggagaatgtcacggtaaatttttagaaggttagatttaacagtgtttgtatagttttctggagtatttgagaatactctagatggttccgaAACATTCTAGAATGTTCTAGAAGGTCCcggaataccctagaaggttctagaagactttaGAAGATCATGgaatattctagaagagtgtggatTGATATAAAAGTATGAAGAGTTGTATGGAacaatctagaagtatttagaaagtagtagtaggatagatatttataaagaaggttctagatgattaatctagaccattgattagatttaatcctaaccatccattgaggaggtggatggctataaataggaggtaAGAGTTAGTGTGggtgtgtgtgaatcatttgtaaccacacttgagtaataaagtgttcttccaccaaagcttcctttctcttgtgttctcttgtgttcttagctttcttgttaagtattgagagttaggctgacttggtcttagctcaagaggttgagtaagtccgagtgccggcatggtagcgttggagtgtgtccaaggccgtgacaccAAGATATTTGCTTCTTTGGAGATATTGAGCGTAAGAACGAGTCAACGACGACTTACCTCTGACGTAATAATACGGTAATACCCAAAACCTAAGCTACGAGTCAACTAGTCAagcgtaattttttttataaacttttaatattatatttatattaaaatctgctattaaaattaattattaacataaaatatatattaaaatataaatatatattaaaatataatatttttggtaAATTTTATAATTCTTTGGTTCTTAGCTTTTTCGATGGTACtgtttagaaaataataaaaataggcAATAATTAATCTAAAATAAATTGCAAAAATTCATTTGTAGCTAAAAAAGCTAGATATTTCAaaagatatttataaaaaaaaaaacacccccTCAAACATGTTCGACAAAATAAGCCATGATCTgaatagttaataaaaaaataggattTAGTTATCTTGGCGGGTATcataaagatatattttaagaagttaataataaaattttttaaagttttttatatatttaatattttaaaaatataaaaaatattatcttttaataatttttattaaaatatttttatagtacttttaaaatatatctttaagAGAAGTTAGTTAAATAATAGACTAAATATTTAaactagttttaaaaattttttagatcagacattttatttctaaaaatcttttagAATGATTTTTTATTGATAGATTATCTTAATTGTtctaaaaaaagaataatttgtCTTATAGTAATATATTTTAGAGTTTAATTATACtgtcttattataaaaaaaaaatttgttaacaatttatttatacatattaaaaatttaattgaagaCAACGAAAATATCATTCTATCCAACGAAAATAATTTTAAGGACTTTTAtatattaaagaataaaaatttattgaaaatcaaagtatcttatttgaaattttttaggaACCAATTTTAATGTTTACCCAAAATATTAATCCAAATTTTATGTTAGAAAATACTTTATCAATATATATGTTTTATAACTATTATACCCTTATCTTTTTCAGGTGGCTTATTTAATACGTTTGAACTTTTTATACATTGAAAATTAagcttttttatttataaaataaaaaagactaaAAGTTATTTAGGTTCATAGGAAATTTCTCAAATACTTTGTCAATATGTTTGAGAACTATTATCTTCTTTTTGTGTGGTTACAAAATCTATCCTTGTCTTCCTCAATTATATGTTAGGAAATGTTTGTCAATATGTTATAGAATTAtcattttctccttctttttgtgTGGCTGCATCCTTTTCTTCAAATGCCTTAGTTAGTACGTCTTAAGTTCTTTATTGAAAATTCAGCACTTTCTtcaattgataaaataaaaaaggaataaaGATTCTTGAGGTTTATAAACAATTTCGCAAGTAATTTCTACCCCAAATTATGCATTACGAAATGCGACTTGTGATTATGACAATATGTGCCATAAATATGATGACTAGTCGTTTGTGTTAACACGttgattaataaataaaaatcagaTTTTGTATGTCCCAGCGAGTATTTGACAAGTAAGCATTGAATAGTTCCTCACGCAATTATTCCATCATTCACTATCCAAGTTGAAAACTCtactattttcaattttttattaataaaatgattAAAACAAGAGTAAGTATATTAGTATGAGAAAGTTTTGggcaacatttttattaaaatttgatcaatagttaatcaataaaaaaatagtaattacATATTATTGgacaatctcacactattaaaattactaataataactaatcaaaaatgtttggtaaccaaataaaatcaaccaaaaacagccataacttactttatttaacattcattaattgttgcgacaattaattaatgctaaataagacaagttctaactgtttttttttgtctacctagcattACCCCTAAGGTAATGTATAGTTGATTATTTTAATCTGCTCAATAGTCTTAGTATCTTTTTTCCACATGTAAAGAGATAAAGTAATAATGTAAcacgccaatgagtaatagctcaaatggcatagtcttctcATACTCAATTCAGAAGTTGCGGGTTcgaatctcctatctttggtaaaaaaaaaaaaaaaggtaataaTGTAACACATGAATTAGCAAAAATTTGTTCTAATTACCATTACCATATGAAACTTACTAGCATGTAAAATTACATAGTATTATTTGTGTTTCTCCTTCTCTGCTATTAATATTCACCTGCATGCATGCTTACCAATCTCACCATAACATacaattaacttaaaaaataattttcagatGTATTATAAATTATGTCTTGACAACCACAAGTACACATAACAAATATTTCAATGATTGATAACCTCATTATGTTTTTCCTATAATCAGATGTCtaagaacaaatatatatattactGCACTTTATTTGATATACTAAATGATTCGTTAGTTATAATCCAGTCCGAATAATATACTACTATTAAATCAAACTAGTCTGTTTCTGGGATTACTTCCAACTCCAAATTCAGACGTCTTGCTGGAATAATTGCACTTGAACTAGTCGCAGCTGCAGATTCAAAAGGATTTGGCGGCACTTTCAACTTGCTTTCCTCTCCTTCAAGCATTTGAACTACACTTTTCATGGACGGACGCTGAACCGGGTGCCACTGGATGCACCATAGTCCCACTATTGCCAGTTTCTTTGCAATTCTAAAATCTCCATCATCATCAATAGGAATATATGTATCATCTCCTTCGAGCAAATTGTGTATCCAATTCGGATATAGAACTTGAAATGTTTCTTGACTGGAGTTTGTATTTTTTCTTCCTCCAACCATCTCAAGCAACAGCATCCCATAACTGTAGATATCGGATTTGTAAGATACGTTGCCGAAGTTTCTGGAGAAAACTTCTGGCGCCATGTATCCTAACGTTCCCCTCGCTGCAGTCATGGACACTGTACTTTGATTCTTGGAGCATAACTTAGCCAAACCGAAATCTGAAATTTTTGGAGTGAAACCGTCATCTAACAGGACATTGTAAGGATTAATATCAAAATGCAGAATTCTCTGATCACAGCCTTGGTGAAGATATTCAATCCCTTTAGCTATGCCGAGTGCAATCTGATGCAACTTGTTCCATCCGAGAAAGCTTTCCTTGTCGCTGGACGAAGCAATGAAGGTCTGGAGATTACCATTGGGGAAGAAGTGATAAACTAAAGCGCGGTGAGATCCGTCGGCGCAGTAGCCAAGCAAGCGGACCACATTGACATGGTGGATTTTGGCCATTGTTCCCACTTCATTTATGAACTCCTTCCCATCTCCGTCTGTGTTATTGAGGATCTTTACAGCAACCAGAATTTGATTGGATAATTTACCTTTGTAGACAGCTCCATGAGCTCCTTCACCTAACTTGTCCTTAAACTGCTTTGTAATTCTCTTGATATCAGCATAAGAGAATCTGGTTGGGTTTAATGCCTCATAGTCCTTCAAAAAAGTTTGAACTCTTTGTTGATCTTCCCCTTTGTTTCTATAATAGCAATATATATAATACAAGGCACCCAGTGTTGAGAACAGGAGAGCTGCACCTGCATGCCATTATAAACACATTGTTATTTGTCAGTCAACACATAGTTATTTTTAGCCATTTGAAATTATGCCACCAAAGAACTCACCTTATATCTATAGTTATAGTAATTACTTATTCTTATATAATTTTAGCAActcctaaaaaatattattaaaattatagtcataatttttattttttaaactaaaaaatattatttcaatttttacaatatttattttaaattaaaatattattaaaattatatagacACTGTCATGGATATACCTACTAAAATCAATCATATTAGGTCCACAACAAAATGCTTAAACTTGTCTATCCAATGCAAATAGAATAACTTATTCTAGtaataagaagaaaaaaggatTTATCCAAAAGTCAATGTATAAAAGCTGGCAAAATAATGGTGTTTAATCCAAGTTTAAGTTTGTGACCTGTAAGGGGTAAATAAATGGATTTATAGAGTTGAGTTCCCTTGTTGGATTCGTTGCAAGCAAGAAAGCATCCACTCTTAAAAGTTTTTGTTGACCACCCAAAGTATAATGATGGACTCAACTGTGTCCGATAGTTACATACGGAAATTGGCAAGACATGACGGGCCAATTTTGTGCAGAATATAAGGTTGGCCTCGACGACATCGTCCTCATCAAAAGAATTGTA
This window contains:
- the LOC112805998 gene encoding rust resistance kinase Lr10-like isoform X2, encoding MEYRPCGILIGGIYYEEYLLSCPIYNSFDEDDVVEANLIFCTKLARHVLPISVCNYRTQLSPSLYFGWSTKTFKSGCFLACNESNKGTQLYKSIYLPLTGAALLFSTLGALYYIYCYYRNKGEDQQRVQTFLKDYEALNPTRFSYADIKRITKQFKDKLGEGAHGAVYKGKLSNQILVAVKILNNTDGDGKEFINEVGTMAKIHHVNVVRLLGYCADGSHRALVYHFFPNGNLQTFIASSSDKESFLGWNKLHQIALGIAKGIEYLHQGCDQRILHFDINPYNVLLDDGFTPKISDFGLAKLCSKNQSTVSMTAARGTLGYMAPEVFSRNFGNVSYKSDIYSYGMLLLEMVGGRKNTNSSQETFQVLYPNWIHNLLEGDDTYIPIDDDGDFRIAKKLAIVGLWCIQWHPVQRPSMKSVVQMLEGEESKLKVPPNPFESAAATSSSAIIPARRLNLELEVIPETD
- the LOC112805998 gene encoding rust resistance kinase Lr10-like isoform X1, whose amino-acid sequence is MDSLISPLHPFFLRFIIVLLAISMKKFVILSSVSRNKISPLACLPRTTMPALLLLLLVSLNLSIGICYQDGDGDDDPVGCPVRVYCLENNTNILELPGSSSSVKLPVGYINYTSQTLQIYDPKNCLPELFLTLNYSSFYPFRYIKHSLDFDSYDDSLEPTNCTFFDCSSVVPAGILIGGIYYEEYLLSCPIYNSFDEDDVVEANLIFCTKLARHVLPISVCNYRTQLSPSLYFGWSTKTFKSGCFLACNESNKGTQLYKSIYLPLTGAALLFSTLGALYYIYCYYRNKGEDQQRVQTFLKDYEALNPTRFSYADIKRITKQFKDKLGEGAHGAVYKGKLSNQILVAVKILNNTDGDGKEFINEVGTMAKIHHVNVVRLLGYCADGSHRALVYHFFPNGNLQTFIASSSDKESFLGWNKLHQIALGIAKGIEYLHQGCDQRILHFDINPYNVLLDDGFTPKISDFGLAKLCSKNQSTVSMTAARGTLGYMAPEVFSRNFGNVSYKSDIYSYGMLLLEMVGGRKNTNSSQETFQVLYPNWIHNLLEGDDTYIPIDDDGDFRIAKKLAIVGLWCIQWHPVQRPSMKSVVQMLEGEESKLKVPPNPFESAAATSSSAIIPARRLNLELEVIPETD